From the genome of Primulina eburnea isolate SZY01 chromosome 12, ASM2296580v1, whole genome shotgun sequence, one region includes:
- the LOC140808482 gene encoding uncharacterized protein, giving the protein MMEEDQDLRFVCKLCNKRYPCGKSLGGHMRSHVIANSSHFDENFESNIAGQQHIMSESKVAELGNGQSSYGLRENPRKTWRAVDSTFPLVQDRVCKQCGKGFQSMKALCGHMACHSEKDRGLKDDHSWTSENEKTVLDSYSDTEEGDDSRLRTGSSKSKKCKKVDVKSPTFSLANNGSSPVSEIDGTDQEEVAMCLMLLSKDSGNKVGVNSVVESSDNISVVLETKSSSIDMRLGKNEGINGVYIGEETPQVKNNGDRKLKDTSLNIEMAKMENSDSGYFLDECAKAESDASVGRGVEEYGAEFGRSENRKKNFRPELRNEFSKENECDNSAIAPKFARIESRKRKRSYEDPESYNKTIRSMKNGHIEGEACSNSQKTKYECFNCKKIFKSYQALGGHRPCHKRSNANYESRYESGENILDDFTDVQTTGNRKPSAKSSSQLKIKPKKNKGHVCPFCDRVFKNGQALGGHKRSHFIVSNYENQNQSRRKKTELHNLLDLNLPAPEEDEDDGRGRFF; this is encoded by the coding sequence ATGATGGAGGAGGATCAAGATTTGAGGTTTGTTTGTAAGTTGTGCAACAAGAGGTACCCGTGTGGGAAGTCACTGGGCGGTCATATGAGGTCTCACGTAATAGCAAATTCGTCTCATTTTGATGAGAATTTTGAGTCCAACATTGCTGGGCAGCAGCATATCATGTCAGAATCGAAGGTTGCTGAACTCGGAAATGGGCAGTCTAGTTACGGGTTAAGAGAAAATCCCAGGAAAACTTGGAGGGCTGTGGATTCAACTTTCCCTTTGGTACAAGACAGAGTTTGCAAGCAATGTGGTAAAGGGTTTCAATCGATGAAAGCATTGTGTGGTCACATGGCTTGCCACTCTGAGAAGGATAGAGGTTTGAAGGATGATCATTCTTGGACTAGTGAGAATGAGAAGACGGTGTTGGATAGTTATTCAGATACCGAAGAAGGTGATGATTCTAGGCTAAGAACTGGATCGTCAAAAAGTAAGAAGTGCAAGAAGGTTGATGTCAAGTCTCCTACATTTTCATTAGCTAACAATGGATCTTCACCTGTTTCCGAGATTGATGGAACAGATCAAGAGGAAGTAGCTATGTGTTTAATGTTGTTGTCGAAGGATTCTGGGAATAAGGTTGGTGTCAATTCGGTTGTCGAATCTTCTGATAACATTTCTGTTGTTCTTGAGACAAAGTCGTCTTCAATTGACATGAGATTGGGTAAAAATGAAGGCATAAACGGCGTTTACATTGGTGAGGAGACTCCTCAAGTGAAGAATAATGGGGATAGGAAGTTAAAGGATACTTCTTTGAACATTGAAATGGCGAAAATGGAGAATTCGGATTCTGGGTATTTCTTGGATGAATGTGCTAAGGCTGAGTCCGATGCATCAGTTGGAAGAGGGGTTGAGGAGTATGGAGCTGAGTTTGGGAGGAGCGAGAATAGAAAGAAGAATTTTAGACCAGAACTAAGAAATGAATTCAGCAAGGAAAATGAGTGTGATAATTCTGCTATTGCACCAAAATTTGCTAGGATTGAATCAAGAAAGAGGAAGCGTAGTTATGAAGATCCAGAATCATATAATAAAACGATCAGGTCGATGAAAAACGGCCATATAGAGGGTGAAGCGTGCAGTAATTCTCAGAAAACTAAATATGAATGTTTCAACTGCAAAAAGATCTTCAAATCCTATCAGGCTCTTGGAGGGCACAGACCGTGCCACAAGAGGAGCAACGCGAACTACGAATCAAGATATGAAAGTGGTGAAAATATTCTTGATGATTTTACCGACGTCCAAACAACTGGTAACAGAAAACCAAGTGCTAAGAGTTCATCTCAGCTAAAGATTAAGCCTAAAAAGAACAAAGGGCATGTTTGCCCTTTCTGCGACAGGGTTTTTAAGAATGGTCAGGCCTTAGGCGGCCACAAGAGGTCACATTTTATCGTTTCCAACTATGAAAATCAGAATCAGAGTCGAAGAAAGAAGACCGAGCTTCACAATTTGCTCGATCTCAATCTTCCTGCTCCTgaggaagatgaagatgatgGACGAGGCCGGTTCTTTTAA